AATTCCGGACGTCCGCCGCCCTCCAAGGCGGGGGCCGCCGGTCCCGTCGCGCCGCCACGGGGCCCTCCCATGGGCCTCGAGGACCGGGCCGCGCCTCCGGTGCCCGAGTCCACGCCTCCAGGTGTTTCCCCCGCCAGTGCCCGCCGGGGGGCCGTGCCGCCTGCACCGCCTCCGCCCGGAGCGGACCCGTTTTCGGACCTTTTGGGAGAGCCGGCTCCGGCCAGGCCCGAGGCTTCGGCCTCGGCGGGGGCGCTCCGCCGTGGCGCCGTGGCGCCTCCGCAGGGGGGCAGCCCCTCGGGCGCGGTGGCGCTCGGGGTGATGCGGCCCGCCGGGCGTCAGCCGTCCGCGGCAACTCCCGCGTATGGCGGAGACGACCCGTTTGCCTCCATCGACATCGATGTGGCGCCGGTGTCCTCGGCGTCCCCGGGCGCTCCTCCTCCCGTGGAGGACGACCCGTTCGCGTCGCTCGACATCGACGACGCGGGGAGCGCGGCGGCTCCAGCGGCGTCCGCCCATGGCGCCTCGGGTCCAAGAGGGGCGGCCGTCAGCGCGCCTGTGCCGCCGTTGGGGGCGGACCCGTTCGCGTCCATCGACCTCCATGGCGCGCCGCCTGCTCACGCCGGTGCTCCGACGGGGGACGCGGACCCGTTCGCGTCCATCGACCTTCATGGCACCCCGGCGCCCAAGCCTGCCCGGAGCAGCCCTCCCCAGGCGAGCGCGGACCCGTTCGCGTCCATCGACCTTCACGGCGCGCCGGGGCCCAAGCCCGCCCGGAGCAGCCCTCCCCAGGCGAGCGCGGACCCGTTCGCGTCCATCGACCTTCATGGCACCCCGGCGCCCAAGCCTGCCCGGAGCAGTCCCCCCCAGGCGAGCGCGGACCCGTTCGCGTCCATCGACCTTCACGGCGCGCCGCCTGCGAAGTCGGCCAAGGGCGCTTCGCCGGCTTCATCCGCGAAGGGTGCCGCGCCGGTCGCGCCTCCTCCAGCGGGGCCTGACCCCTTCGCGGCCATCGACGTTGGCGCCGCGCCGGTCGCGCCGCCTCCAGCGGGGCCTGATCCCTTCGCGGCCATTGACGTTGGCGCGGCGGGGGACGCCGGGGCCTCAGGGGCGCCGTCTCCCTTCGGTGTCTTGGATGCGGCGGGCGGCCTCTCTCCAGACGATGGGGCCTCCGCATCCGGGCACGATGCCACTTCGAACCCCGGAGACTTGTTCGACCTCGGCGCGCACGGTGAGGACTCGGGGATGCACCCGACGGACACCGGGCGTGCGGCGCTGTTCGGGACGACCGCCCCAGGCTCCGAGCACCTGTCGGGTGCATCGCTGCTCGCGGATGTGCCCGCCATGGAGGGCGCCCAGGACTTTGGGGTGACGCTGGGCCGCGTGGGCGCGCCCAGTGGCGTTCAGCGCGAGGTCCTGGACGTGGACGGGCTTCCGACGAAGCCCGTGGTCACCGTGGCCAAGCCCACCGCCCGGCCCGAGGACGTGGGCATCCCCCAGCGGCGACCGTCGAGTCGGTTCGGCAAGGCGGTGGGGTTCGTCGTCAACTTCGTGCTGGCGGCGGTCGTGGTCGCCGCGTTGGGTGTCGCGGCCCGGATGTACCAGCGTGACGGGCGGGTCGACCTGTCGGCCTTGTCACTGGAGTCGGTGCGCTCGCTGGTCGTCCCCACGGCGAAGCCGCTCGTGGCCGTGGACGTGACGAACGGCCTCTACGAAACGCGCGACGGCCGGGCCCTCTACTACGTCCGGGGCGAGGCGTTGAATCACTCGGAGACGGCCGCCCGCATCCGGGTGCGCGCCGCGCTGTATGACGGACAGCAGCGCGTGGCCTCCTCCGAAGCGCTGGTGGGGGCGTGCCCACGCCCGAAGAACTCTATTCCGCCAGCACGCTCGAGGCGGCTTCGGCCCTGCGCCAGCGCATCGACGCGGCCGCGGTGCCCGTGGCGCCCGGGGCGAAGGCGCCCTTTGTCATCGTGTTTCCGGAGCACCCCACGGACATGGGGGGCTTCCGGTTGGAGCTGACGTTGGAGCCCGACCTCTCCAAGACGGCGGAGGCGGGTCGCAAGCGCGAGTGAGCCATCATGCCCACGCAGGAGGATGCACGGACTGTCGCTCGCTTCATCCACGCCTTGAGCGGCGGCGCGGAGGTGCGGCGCAAGGCCGCCGCGCGTGAGCTCGCCTGGAGAGACCCGCTCGACTCCAACGAGCTGATAGGTGAGCTCATCTCCCTCTCTCGGGCGGGATGGGGCCCCGCGGCCTGCGCGCTCTCCGACTTCATGGCCGCGCTGGCGCAGGAGTCCGAGCACATTCCCCACGTGGAGTCCCTGCGGCGGCTCGCGAACATCCAGTCGCTCGACACCGTGGCGGACCTGTTCGCGCAGGGGCCCGCGAAGCTGGAGATGGACGCGGACGCCGCCGCGCGCGCGGATGCGAATGCGTTCTCCCAGTCGCTCGGCCACTTGAAGCAGCAGGCCCGCCTCACGAAGGACCCGGATACCCTGTCGCGGCTGGCCACCGTCAGCAATCCGACGGTCCTGCGCAACGTGCTCATCAACCCCCGTCTCACCGAGGAGTTGGTGGTCCGCATCGCCGCGCGTCGTCCGGCTCGGCCCGAGCCCCTCATCGAAATCTGGAAGTCACCGCGCTGGTCCGTGCGCCATGCCATCCGGCGCGCGCTCGTCTTCAACCCGTACCTGCCTCCGGAGACGGGCGCGAAAATCGTTCCGCTGCTCAACACGGGCGACTTGCGGGAGCTGGTCGCGAACGCGGCGTTGCACCCGGCCCTGCGCGCGCAGGCCGCTCGGCTGCTCACAGGAGGCGAGGGGACGCGTTAGCGGCGGCGCGGCTGCTCGGGCTCGGTGAACTCGGCGTCCGAGGTGCTGCGACGCGCAGGGGGGAGTGGCTTCGCATCCACCAGGTCGTCGCCACGCGACGCCTTCCGGAACGAATACACGAACTTGCCCACGGCATTGCCGAGCTGACCCATGCGGGCGGCCGAGAAGACCACCAGCAGGATGAAGCCGAGGACGATGATTTCTCCGAGGCCGAGGCCCAGCATGATGAAGCACAGTGCAGCAAAGGGCGGGGGGAGGCAAGCCGCGCGTCCACCGCTGTACGCCCGGTTGGACTTCTGCTGCACGCCGCCGCGCACCAGCGCAGACTGGAGGGCATGCTCCTGCTTGCCCACCGTGGCGCCAGCGCCGACGCCCCCGAAAACACCCTGGAAGCCTTCGCCGAGGCGGCCCGCCAAGGCGCCGACGGGGTGGAACTGGACGCGATGCTCTGTGGCTCCGGGGAGGTCGTCGTCTGCCACGACGAGCGGCTGGAGCGGCTCGCACGCCTTCCGTGGGAAGTCCGCCTCACGCCGTGGTGGAAGCTTCAGCGCGCGGATGTCGGCTCGCCGCTGGGTTTCGCGCCTGCTCGCATCCCCCTGCTGGAAGAAGTCCTGGGGGCCCTGCCGCCCCAGTTCCTGGTCAACATCGAGCTCAAGTGCGAGCGCGCTGACGACGGGGGCCTGGCGGAGCAGGTGGCGCGGCTGGTGCGCAAGCATGGGCTGGCGGGCCGGGTGGTCATCTCCAGCTTCAACCCGCTCTGCCTCTTCCGGCTCGCGGCTGCGGCGCCAGAGCTGCGCCGGGGGCTGCTCATCGACCCGGACAAGTCCTGGGCCGTCCAGGCCTACGCGGTGAGCCCGCTCGTCTCGTCACACTCGGTCCACCCCTTCCACGAGGCCTGCACCCCGGAGCGCGTGGCCGGCTGGCGTGCATCGGGGCTGAGCGTGGCGGCGTGGACGGTGGATGATGCCCAGCGCGCCCATGAATTGGAGCGCATGGGCATCAGCTACCTCATCACCAACCGGCCGGGGGCGGTCCGTCAGGCCCTGCACCCCGCCGGGTGACGCTCAGAAGTCCAGGCCGAGCGTGGTGTTGAAGGCGAACACGGCCGGGAGTCCCCGCTCCACGGTGTTGCCGTTCTCCTGGTAGGAGACGCTGCCCGTGCGCGTCAGCGAGAGCTCCGCGCCAAGCTGAAGCACGCCACCGATGAACCGCACGCCGCCGTAGATGCGCTGGTTGATGTTACTGCCGAAGCCCACCTTCCGGTACACGGCGGTGTCGGTCAGCGCCTCGCGCGAGTCATCCCCGGTCGTGTCGTCGAAGGACCGGTCCTGGTTGAAGTCGATGCGGCTGGACGTCGCGCCGACGAAGCCCAGGTCCAGGCCGCCGTAGGGCGTCAGCGTCACCATTCCGCCCAGGGGGAACTGCTTGCCCACGCCGAAGTCCAGGCCCATCACCGTGAGGCTCAGGTCCCTGGCGCCGAACAGCTTCGTCACGTGCCCGCGCACGCCGAAGTCGGGCAGGTAGGTGAAGCCCTCGTTGGCGGCCCACTTCACCTCGCCCGTGGCCACCACCTGGCTGCTCTCCTCCACCCAGCCAACGCGGCCGCCCAGCTCCAGCGAGAAGGGCAGGCCCTTGCGCGCGTGGAACGATGGGATGAGCACCGTGGAGGGCTGCTCTCGCTGCGTGGGGATGTTCACGCTGCCCGGCAGGGACACCACGGAGAGCTCCGCGTTGATGGCCCAGGCCGAGTGCCCCGTCGTCTCCGGGGGCATCAGGTTCACCGAGGTGATGGCCGCGCCCATGATGCGGGCGAACGCCTGGAAGTCCGCGTCGGCGGACGCCACCGCGTTGTCTCCGGTGGGATTGCCGAACCGAGCGATCTCCAGGTCATTCGGACCCGCGAGCGCGGACGCCCCTGCCGCCCAGGCCGCAAGGGCCAGCCACCGACTGAACGTCCGCATTCGATTCACCGCCTCCCGGGCGCGCGACCGGCCGGTGAGGCGCCCACCGCGCCGGACGCTAACGCCTGCTCGCGAGGAGCGTCAACAAAACGGGCGGCCCCCCCCGTGGTCTCCAAAGGAGTCCCACCGGAAAGGCCGCCCGGAAAGCGGCGGAAAACGCCTGGCCGCGCCTACTGCTGCTGCTGCTTGCCGGCGGGGTTCCCCGCCTGGGCGGCCATCTTCTGAGCGACCTCCGCCGGGCGGCGGCGGATGACCAGCGTGCGGCGGCTGGCGAAGTCACTGTCCTCGCGGGCCACCACCAGCACGTTGTTGTTGCCCTCCTTCAGCGCGAACTCGGTGGAGAACTTCAGCGTGTTCGGCTCGCTGCCCTTGGGGTCCACGCCCTTGAAGTAGACCTTCTGGTCGTTCACCAGCACGTAGACGTCCAGCAGGCCGTGCGGGTCCGTCACCACACCGGAGAGGGTGAACTTGTCGCCGTTGGCGACCAGTCCGCCCGCGGCGGGGTCCACGTCCAGGCGGATGTCCGGCGGACGGTGGTTGGTGGCCAGCGTGGCCTTGGGCGCGGTG
This genomic window from Myxococcus hansupus contains:
- a CDS encoding twin-arginine translocase TatA/TatE family subunit; translated protein: MGKQEHALQSALVRGGVQQKSNRAYSGGRAACLPPPFAALCFIMLGLGLGEIIVLGFILLVVFSAARMGQLGNAVGKFVYSFRKASRGDDLVDAKPLPPARRSTSDAEFTEPEQPRRR
- a CDS encoding glycerophosphodiester phosphodiesterase, whose amino-acid sequence is MLLLAHRGASADAPENTLEAFAEAARQGADGVELDAMLCGSGEVVVCHDERLERLARLPWEVRLTPWWKLQRADVGSPLGFAPARIPLLEEVLGALPPQFLVNIELKCERADDGGLAEQVARLVRKHGLAGRVVISSFNPLCLFRLAAAAPELRRGLLIDPDKSWAVQAYAVSPLVSSHSVHPFHEACTPERVAGWRASGLSVAAWTVDDAQRAHELERMGISYLITNRPGAVRQALHPAG
- a CDS encoding zinc-ribbon domain-containing protein yields the protein MIVKCERCQTRFKIPDEKVTEKGVKVRCTKCQNTFRVARDAAAVAPPEPPAPSTDGQADPFARFGVAADPRSVELTKPGYFEMGVEATRPLPERPSAPPSTWNSMDGDLGSDDSVFQEPTRVTRLPLPEAAPPPPPPGAFVVPVPGNSGRPPPSKAGAAGPVAPPRGPPMGLEDRAAPPVPESTPPGVSPASARRGAVPPAPPPPGADPFSDLLGEPAPARPEASASAGALRRGAVAPPQGGSPSGAVALGVMRPAGRQPSAATPAYGGDDPFASIDIDVAPVSSASPGAPPPVEDDPFASLDIDDAGSAAAPAASAHGASGPRGAAVSAPVPPLGADPFASIDLHGAPPAHAGAPTGDADPFASIDLHGTPAPKPARSSPPQASADPFASIDLHGAPGPKPARSSPPQASADPFASIDLHGTPAPKPARSSPPQASADPFASIDLHGAPPAKSAKGASPASSAKGAAPVAPPPAGPDPFAAIDVGAAPVAPPPAGPDPFAAIDVGAAGDAGASGAPSPFGVLDAAGGLSPDDGASASGHDATSNPGDLFDLGAHGEDSGMHPTDTGRAALFGTTAPGSEHLSGASLLADVPAMEGAQDFGVTLGRVGAPSGVQREVLDVDGLPTKPVVTVAKPTARPEDVGIPQRRPSSRFGKAVGFVVNFVLAAVVVAALGVAARMYQRDGRVDLSALSLESVRSLVVPTAKPLVAVDVTNGLYETRDGRALYYVRGEALNHSETAARIRVRAALYDGQQRVASSEALVGACPRPKNSIPPARSRRLRPCASASTRPRCPWRPGRRRPLSSCFRSTPRTWGASGWS